Part of the Mycolicibacterium mageritense genome is shown below.
AGTCGTTGGCCACGATGAGGATCGGCAGATAGGTCAGCGGCAGCGCGATGGCAGAGAACACCACCGAGTACTCGGTCACCATGATCGGATCGACGCCGGTGAACAGCACGGCCGCGCCGACGACGATGCTCACGAACATCACGACGTGGAATCTCGACGCCTCGGCGGGTCGGCGGAACTTGCCCCACGGCCAGCCCAGGAATTGGGCCAGGGTGTAGCCGCTCGACAAGGTGGTCTCCAGCGCGGCCCCGAACGTGGCCGCCACGATGCCGACGATCGCGAAGGCCAGCGCCAGCTTGCCGCCCGCTGCCACAACCGGCATCACGACCTGCGACAGCGAGGTCACCTCGATCTGGCGCGGCAGCAGAACCAGTGCCGCACACGATGCGATGGCGATCGACAGGATGCCGCCCAACGGGAACCCGATCACCACGTTGAGCCGCGAGACGCCCAGATCCTTTGTTTTCCAGTGTTCTTCGACCGCACCCGAGGAGAAGAAGAACACCTCGTACGGCGTCATCGCGGCGCCGAACAGCGCGATCGCGTAATACCAGTAGGTGGCCGACGATTCCGTCTCCGGGATGACGGGCTGCAGCGCCTGGTGCGTGAGATCCGACCAATGCGGTTGCAAGGCGAACACACTGACCGCGAACACGATGAGGCACAAGCCGGCCAGGCCGGCCACGTTCTCCATGATCGAGAACTTGACCCGCCAGATGACCAGCCACACCGCGAACGCCGCCACCGGAATCCACATCAGCCTGCCCACATCGGTGGCCAGCTGCAGCGCCAGTGCGACACCGCCGATCTCGGCGGTAAGGGTCATGAGGTTGATGAGGAACGAAGCACCGAGATTGGCCGCAGCCGTGCGCGGCCCCAAGCGTTCCCGGATGATCTCGAACGTGGCACGTCCGCTGACCGCCGCCACCCGGCCCGCCATCTGCGCGAAAAGACAGATGCCGACGACGCCGACCACCACGACCCAGGCCAGGGCCAGCCCGAACCGGGAACCGACGACGGCATTGGTGACGAGGTCTCCGATGTCGAGGAATCCGCCGATCGCGGTGAGGATTCCGAGGGCTACCGCGAAGAACCTCTTCATCAGCGGTACCCGGCTTCCAGCCGGTCGGCCGACGCGAGCAGGTCATTGCGCAGCGCATCGAGTGACGGCTCGTCGACGATCTCGCGGAGCCGCGCGGACGCGGTGTTGAGCTGCCCGATCATGGTGGTCATGGCCTCGGTCAGCAAGCGCTGCCGGGCGATGTCGGCCGGATCGTCGGCCTTGAGATCGGCGATTCCCTTGTACGCCTTGACGATCTCGTCGCGCGCATCGGAGATCTGCACGCTGGCCAGTTGCGCGGTGGAACGGTCATGCGTTCGCAGTTCCAGCGCAAGGGCCCCGCTGCGGGCGGCGGCGGTGCACTCTTCCATCGCCTGAGCCAGCTGACCGGGCATACCGTCCCGATTGGCAGGGCAGCACGTCAACAGTAGCCCCAGCGCGGCGATACCGAGGGCGGCCACCACGACCGCCCGAATTCGCCGCAGTCTCTCGCCTTTTCGTGCCACGGCAGTTCCCCCGTCAGCCGGGGAGCGTCTCCCCGCCGAGCGGTGCGAGAACTTCGCCGCTGTAGTAGGACGACAGTTGACCGGCGGCGAAGAACACGTACGACGGTGCGATCTCGTCGGGTTGCGCGGGCCTGCCGTACGGGGTCTGCTCGCCGAACGACTCGACGCGGTCGGCATCCATGGTCGCGGGGATCAGCGGTGTCCAAACCGGCCCGGGGGCAACGCAGTTCACCCGAATATGACGCTCGTTCAGCGACTGTGCCAGCGAATAGGTCAGCGCGATCACGGCCCCCTTGGTCGCGGAATAGTCGATGAGCGTCTTGTTGCCGCGCAGCCCGTTGATCGATGCCGTGTTGATGATCGCCGCGCCGTCCGGCATGTGTTCGAGCGCCGACTTGGTCACGTGGAAGAAGCTGTCGATGTTGACCGAGAACGTCCGACGCCATTGCTCTTCGGTGATGTCGGTGAAGTTCCCCGTCGGTGACTGATACGCGACGTTGTTGACCAGGATGTCGATGCCACCGAGCGCGCCCGCGGTCCTGGTGACCGCCGAGCGGCACTGGTCGGGTTCGCCCAGATCGCCGGGCAACCGCAGGCAGCGCCTACCCGCACGTTCCACGAGCGAGGCCGTGTGGGTCGCGTCATCGTGCTCGTCGAGGTAGGCGATCGCGACGTCGGCGCCCTCCTTGGCGAATGCAACCGCGACCGCGCGCCCGATGCCGGAATCGCCTCCCGTGATCAGGGCACGTTTACCTTCCAGAAGCCCGCGCCCGACGTAGTCGCTCATCTCGTCGCGCGGCTGCCCGGGCATGTCTGAGGTGTGCCCCGGGTAGGAGATCACAGTGTCCGGATCTTGGTGTTCAGGCGCCATCGGTGTCGTCCCCTCATCGGCTTTCGCGGTCGTATTCTTCAAGATCGGGGT
Proteins encoded:
- a CDS encoding NRAMP family divalent metal transporter, which codes for MKRFFAVALGILTAIGGFLDIGDLVTNAVVGSRFGLALAWVVVVGVVGICLFAQMAGRVAAVSGRATFEIIRERLGPRTAAANLGASFLINLMTLTAEIGGVALALQLATDVGRLMWIPVAAFAVWLVIWRVKFSIMENVAGLAGLCLIVFAVSVFALQPHWSDLTHQALQPVIPETESSATYWYYAIALFGAAMTPYEVFFFSSGAVEEHWKTKDLGVSRLNVVIGFPLGGILSIAIASCAALVLLPRQIEVTSLSQVVMPVVAAGGKLALAFAIVGIVAATFGAALETTLSSGYTLAQFLGWPWGKFRRPAEASRFHVVMFVSIVVGAAVLFTGVDPIMVTEYSVVFSAIALPLTYLPILIVANDSEYMGDKTNGRLTNVFGSVYLVIILAASVAAIPLMIVTGAGR
- a CDS encoding SDR family oxidoreductase, yielding MAPEHQDPDTVISYPGHTSDMPGQPRDEMSDYVGRGLLEGKRALITGGDSGIGRAVAVAFAKEGADVAIAYLDEHDDATHTASLVERAGRRCLRLPGDLGEPDQCRSAVTRTAGALGGIDILVNNVAYQSPTGNFTDITEEQWRRTFSVNIDSFFHVTKSALEHMPDGAAIINTASINGLRGNKTLIDYSATKGAVIALTYSLAQSLNERHIRVNCVAPGPVWTPLIPATMDADRVESFGEQTPYGRPAQPDEIAPSYVFFAAGQLSSYYSGEVLAPLGGETLPG